From Camelina sativa cultivar DH55 chromosome 7, Cs, whole genome shotgun sequence, one genomic window encodes:
- the LOC104702833 gene encoding serine/threonine-protein kinase SRK2J-like, translated as MEKYEMVKDLGFGNFGLARLMRNKQTNELVAVKFIDRGYTIDENVAREIINHRSLSHPNIVRFKEVVLTPTHLGIVMEYAAGGELFERISTAGRFSEAEARYFFQQLICGVHYLHTMQICHRDLKLENTLLDGSPAPRLKICDFGYSKSSVLHSNPKSTVGTPAYIAPEVFCRSEYDGKSVDVWSCGVALYVMLVGAYPFEDRKDPRNIRKTVQKIMAVKYKIPGYVHISEDCRNLLARIFVASPLHRSTLKEIKSHAWFLKNLPRELKESAQAIYYQRNGNLINFSPQRVEEIMKIVGEARTIPNLSRPLGTNEKDGEEEEEEEEEEYLDANDEECYYEYTLGEKSSK; from the exons ATGGAGAAGTATGAGATGGTGAAGGATTTGGGATTTGGTAATTTCGGATTGGCTCGGCTTATGCGTAATAAGCAAACCAACGAGCTTGTGGCTGTCAAATTCATCGATCGAGGCTATACG ATAGATGAGAACGTTGCAAGAGAAATAATTAATCATAGGTCTCTTAGTCATCCCAATATTGTTCGGTTTAAAgag GTTGTTCTAACTCCTACACATCTTGGGATTGTAATGGAGTATGCAGCTGGAGGAGAACTGTTTGAACGGATATCTACCGCGGGTCGATTTAGCGAAGCGGAG GCgagatatttttttcaacaactcATTTGCGGAGTGCATTACTTACATACAATG CAAATATGCCATAGAGAtctgaaattagaaaatacattGCTTGATGGAAGCCCAGCACCACGtttgaaaatttgtgattttggctactctaag TCTTCAGTTCTTCATTCCAACCCAAAATCAACGGTGGGAACTCCGGCATATATAGCACCGGAGGTTTTTTGTCGATCAGAATACGACGGAAAG TCAGTTGATGTGTGGTCTTGTGGAGTGGCACTCTATGTTATGTTGGTAGGAGCTTACCCTTTCGAAGACCGTAAAGACCCTCGCAATATTCGAAAAACTGTTCAG aaaataatgGCTGTAAAGTACAAGATTCCAGGATATGTTCACATATCTGAAGACTGCAGAAACTTGTTAGCTCGTATATTTGTTGCCAGTCCATTACAt AGAAGTACGTTAAAAGAGATCAAGAGTCATGCATGGTTCCTAAAGAATTTGCCAAGAGAACTTAAGGAGTCAGCACAAGCAATCTATTACCAGAGGAATGGTAATCTTATCAACTTTTCTCCTCAAAGAGTAGAGGAGATTATGAAGATAGTTGGTGAGGCAAGAACCATACCAAACCTTTCTCGCCCGCTTGGAACAAATGAAAAAgatggcgaagaagaagaagaagaagaagaagaggaatatTTGGATGCTAATGATGAAGAATGTTATTATGAGTACACTTTAGGAGAGAAATCTTCGAAATAG